The following proteins come from a genomic window of Lolium rigidum isolate FL_2022 chromosome 5, APGP_CSIRO_Lrig_0.1, whole genome shotgun sequence:
- the LOC124651703 gene encoding auxin response factor 25-like, whose protein sequence is MSEMPQSLPENDGEQRCLNSELWHACAGPLVSLPVVGSRVIYFPQGHSEQVAASTNKEVDAQIPNYPNLPPQLICQLHNVTMHADVETDEVYAQMTLQPLSPEEQKEPFLPIELGAGSKQPTNYFCKTLTASDTSTHGGFSVPRRSAEKVFPPLDFSLQPPCQELIARDLHDNEWKFRHIFRGQPKRHLLTTGWSVFVSAKRLVAGDSVIFIWNDNNQLLLGIRHATRPQTIMPSSVLSSDSMHIGLLAAAAHAAATNSRFTIFYNPRSSPSEFIIPLAKYVKSVYHTRVSVGMRFRMLFETEESSVRRYMGTITTISDLDSVRWPNSHWRSVKVGWDESTAGEKQPRVSLWEIEPLTTFPMYPTAFPLRLKRPWASGLPSMHGMFNGVNNDDFARYSSLMWLGDGDRGTQSLNFQGLGASPWLQPRTDTPLLGLKPDTYQQMAAAALEEIRAGDPSKQSSALLQFQQTQNLNGGLNSVYANHVLQQMQYQTQQSSMQTVQHGHNQYSGNSGFLQSQLQQLHLHNPQQLQKQQELLPQQQSHQVLRQQSHQEMQQQLSSSCHRISDVDSSMSGSETGSQSQSPFYQQNLLEGNNDPSLHLHNGFRNLSGQDASNLVSLPRSDQLMSPDGWPSKRLASEPLGHIESRSVQPKLENINHQTNISHFAGTLASQSARDMSSVQAYGSNVENQLFSSSFALQDGMASVRGGSGSGMVSMAIPLLRYGGEDLPPADTLATSSCLGESGAFSSLDNVCGVNSSQGETFVKVYKSGSPGRSLDITKFSSYYELRSELEHLFGLEGQLEDPVRSGWQLVFVDRENDILLVGDDPWQEFVNSVWCIKILSPQEVQQMVRNGEGLLSAPGARMMQGDSCDGYSGSHDLQNLTGSIASVPPLDY, encoded by the exons ATGTCCGAGATGCCGCAGTCCCTGCCGGAAAATGATG GGGAACAAAGGTGCCTGAACTCGGAGCTGTGGCATGCATGCGCTGGGCCCCTTGTGTCTCTGCCCGTGGTTGGGAGCCGGGTCATCTATTTTCCACAAGGCCACAGTGAGCAG GTTGCCGCATCAACTAATAAGGAGGTTGATGCTCAAATCCCTAACTATCCAAACCTCCCGCCTCAGTTGATCTGCCAGCTTCATAATGTCACCATGCAT GCTGACGTGGAGACTGATGAAGTTTATGCCCAAATGACTCTGCAGCCGTTGAGCCCG gaagaacaaaaggagccTTTTCTTCCAATTGAGTTGGGTGCTGGTAGCAAGCAGCCAACTAATTACTTCTGCAAGACATTGACTGCAAGTGATACGAGCACACACGGTGGCTTCTCTGTCCCCCGCCGTTCTGCTGAGAAAGTCTTCCCGCCATTG GATTTTTCGCTGCAGCCTCCATGCCAGGAGCTGATCGCAAGGGATCTGCATGATAACGAATGGAAATTTCGCCACATATTCCGCG GTCAGCCAAAAAGGCATCTCCTGACTACAGGTTGGAGTGTCTTTGTAAGTGCAAAAAGGCTAGTAGCAGGGGATTCTGTTATATTCATCTG GAATGATAATAACCAACTTCTCTTGGGGATTCGTCATGCGACTCGTCCTCAGACGATTATGCCATCTTCTGTGCTATCAAGTGATAGCATGCATATAGGCCTTCTTGCAGCAGCAGCTCATGCTGCAGCCACAAACAGCCGTTTCACTATTTTTTATAACCCGCG GTCTAGCCCTTCTGAATTTATCATTCCACTGGCCAAGTATGTTAAATCTGTTTACCACACACGTGTGTCTGTTGGAATGAGGTTTAGAATGCTTTTTGAGACAGAGGAGTCAAGTGTCAGACG ATACATGGGTACAATTACAACGATAAGCGATCTTGACTCGGTGCGTTGGCCAAATTCACATTGGCGTTCCGTGAAG GTTGGCTGGGATGAGTCCACTGCTGGTGAGAAACAACCGAGAGTTTCACTCTGGGAAATTGAGCCATTGACCACTTTTCCGATGTATCCAACTGCCTTTCCTTTAAGACTGAAGCGTCCATGGGCTTCAGGGCTGCCGTCTATGCATGGCATGTTCAATG GTGTCAACAATGATGATTTTGCTCGTTATTCTTCTCTCATGTGGCTTGGAGATGGGGATAGAGGGACTCAGTCGTTGAACTTCCAGGGTCTTGGAGCGTCACCATGGCTACAGCCACGGACTGATACTCCATTGCTGGGTCTTAAGCCAGATACATACCAGCAAATGGCTGCAGCAGCACTGGAAGAAATTAGAGCTGGGGATCCTTCGAAACAGTCTTCAGCTCTCTTGCAATTCCAACAGACTCAGAATCTGAACGGTGGGTTGAATTCTGTGTATGCCAATCATGTTCTACAGCAGATGCAGTATCAAACTCAGCAGTCATCCATGCAAACTGTTCAGCACGGCCATAATCAGTACAGTGGTAACTCTGGATTCCTTCAAAGTCAGCTGCAGCAGCTGCATTTGCACAACCCTCAACAACTGCAAAAGCAGCAAGAATTGCTGCCACAGCAGCAAAGCCATCAGGTTTTGCGACAACAATCTCATCAGGAGATGCAACAGCAGCTTTCATCTAGTTGTCATCGTATTTCTGATGTAGATTCTAGCATGTCTGGTTCAGAAACTGGTTCACAGTCACAATCTCCATTCTACCAGCAGAACCTCTTAGAAGGAAACAATGATCCTTCATTGCATCTGCACAATGGCTTCCGTAACTTATCTGGCCAAGATGCTTCGAACCTTGTTAGTTTGCCTCGAAGTGACCAATTAATGTCACCAGATGGATGGCCTTCAAAGAGGTTGGCTTCGGAACCCCTTGGTCATATTGAATCTCGGTCAGTGCAACCCAAGCTTGAGAACATAAATCACCAGACAAATATATCCCACTTTGCTGGAACCCTGGCATCACAGTCAGCAAGAGACATGTCCAGTGTCCAGGCTTATGGCTCGAATGTTGAAAACCAGCTGTTTTCATCATCATTTGCACTCCAGGACGGCATGGCAAGCGTCAGGGGTGGCAGCGGCAGCGGAATGGTTTCTATGGCCATACCTTTGTTGAGGTATGGTGGCGAAGATTTACCACCCGCAGACACCTTAGCAACTTCCAGTTGTTTAGGAGAATCAGGAGCCTTCAGTTCTCTTGATAATGTTTGTGGTGTAAACTCATCACAAGGTGAAACCTTTGTGAAG GTTTACAAATCAGGGTCCCCTGGAAGGTCGCTCGATATCACTAAATTCAGCAGCTACTACGAGCTGCGTAGTGAGCTCGAGCATCTGTTTGGCCTTGAAGGCCAACTGGAGGACCCTGTAAGATCAGGCTGGCAGCTTGTATTCGTCGACCGAGAAAACGACATTCTTCTCGTCGGCGACGACCCATGGCA GGAGTTTGTGAATAGCGTGTGGTGCATAAAGATACTGTCACCACAGGAGGTGCAGCAGATGGTCCGCAACGGAGAAGGCCTTCTGTCTGCACCTGGAGCAAGGATGATGCAGGGGGATTCCTGCGACGGTTATTCTGGGAGCCACGACTTGCAGAATCTCACAGGCAGCATCGCCTCTGTACCACCTCTGGACTACTGA